The genomic stretch tattttgttaTATTACTATTTAATTACACTTCACTATTGCATTTCTTGTTATGTATTTAACATTGTTATTTGTTTCAATGGTCATTTTGCTGCAATTTAAGCTAGCTGTTAAtagagatgaaaaaaagaaatagatgATACACGAAATTTAGGCTTTTAACATGACCTTAGCATAAGTATGCATTACTACACAGACATTATTGAAAACCAACCTCCACTGCCAGTTCCATAGCCTCCTGTTCCATAGCCAcctataaaatacaaaataaaaggtCCAACAACACATGCATAAAAGTCCATACAGTGGTCAAAAAGTtataacactgaaaaaaatactggCAAACACAAAAGATAGcagcacacacataaaaatagaaaaaaaataaacaactcaCCTCCTCGTCCTAGTCCACCTCCAAGTACCCCACCAGCACCTGCTCCACCGGGACCttcagcaaaaacacataaagataGATTAGCCTTTTTCAGGAATTTTAAGGCAACATTCCTTATGCTTCTATAAAACAAGAAAGGAACATTTTCATACCATATTTAGCAAGTTTTGATCCAGCTCCATAACCTGTTAATAGcagaaataatgtaatttaGCGATCCTTTGAAGTCagaatttaatttagtttagcTCAAGCAAAatttatattaaacaaaataaagtttcCCCCTAAACCTGCTAAATGAAATAATAGAATTGTAGAAACCTGTTCCATATCCAGCACCTGGTCCTAAACCATAACCTCCACCTGGTCCATAACCAGTCCCAGCCACAGGCCCATATCCACCAGGTCCATATCCTCTTCCAGTCCCTAGTGCTCCTCCAGTCCCTGGACCATAACCACCTGCTGCTGGGCCACCAAATCTTCCATCTAGACCAGATCCAGGGGCTCCGCCACCACCAGGTAGCCCTAAGGAGAAGCAAGTTTGTCTCTCATAAAGGCTCAAAATGTATAtaggcttttaaaaaaattaagattGAGTCCTTCTGACAATGGTCACtatattttcttcttcatctatttttctatttgtagacatattttttgaattttatgtttttcattctaaaaatAAAGTATATATCGCACCATATTTGAGAGACTTGGGTCCCCCAGGATATCCTGTGGGAGAAGCACCAGAGAATTGAAAGATGTGAACACCACGGAAGTAATTCATTTAAACACGTGGGCTCATTAATGTGTTTGATGTGCACACATCCAGCTCTATTGATTAGATCCTGTTAAGGCTGCTGTAGATTAAAACTTTGCTAGTCAGTTATTTAATATTAACAGTTACTACATTTATCAAAAAGGAAAAGAATCAGCAATCAATTAGTTGCTAATTATTCCTTTTAAGTTTACTTAGGTACATGTGCATCATATGTTTGACAATCTTTGTGACTTGGTTTGTTCATTACAGTTTTGAAAGAACTGTGACAATGTTGTGCTCGTACCTCCAGCACCGCCTGGTCCAAAGCCACCTGGTCCACCTCCTGTTCCAATACCAGAACCAGGTGTCCCAGCCACCCCTACTCCTGCTCCAGGTCCACCACCAGTTGTTACTCCAACACCTCGTCCAGGAAACCCTCCTCCTACTCCGAGCCCAGTACCAGGCCCAACCCCACCCCCAAGTCCTCCTGCACCCAGGGCACCTCCAGCACCTCCAGGAAGACCTACACAGAGCAGCATTTTGTGAGACAACGTATGATACCCAGTACTATACTGACAGCAAGCTGTTTTTTGGCAGATATCTTGCCATTTTACAGATGAATGTACAAttataaataacattaaaagcTTTATGGGTGTATAGGCTCAATTggatattacatttttgtctaTTGATACACATTTTATAAAATCAGATTGACTGTAAAGATCATAAAACCtaagtacatttttaataaaaagttGTTTCTCACCATATTTACGGGCTTTGGCACCAGCATAACCTGCAAACACATAATCTATTTTATTAATGAGCGCTATATTCGCCAGTTTATCTATTTGTAATCAGGCATGTCTccttatttaaatatatttttttcttttcagcttACCTCCAGGTCCATAGCCAGTGCCAGTACCACCAGGTCCAACTCCACCTGGTCCATAGCCAGTGCCAGTACCACCAGGTCCAACTCCACCTGGTCCATAGCCAGTTCCAGCACCACCGGGTCCAACTCCACCTGGTCCATAGCCAGTTCCAGCACCACCGGGTCCAACTCCACCTGGTCCATAGCCAGTTCCAGCACCACCGGGTCCAACTCCACCTGGTCCATAGCCAGTTCCAGCACCACCGGGTCCAACTCCACCTGGTCCATAGCCAGTGCCAGCACCACCGGGTCCAACTCCACCTGGTCCATAGCCAGTTCCAGCACCACCGGGTCCAACTCCACCTGGTCCATAGCCAGTTCCAGCACCACCAGGTCCAACTCCACCTGGTCCAAATCCAGTTCCAGCACCACCGGGTCCAACTCCACCTGGTCCATAGCCAGTGCCAGCACCACCGGGTCCTACTCCACCTGGTCCTACTCCGCCTGGTCCAACTCCACTTGGTCCAACTCCACCTGGTCCATAGCCAGTTCCAGCACCACCAGGCCTGACTCCTCCAGTACCTATTCCTGGACCTCCAAGTGCTCCACTTAACATGCCTTTAAGATAAAGAACAGTCTGTTTAATTTGTTCTGATATTCCTCGGAAAGTTATACAGTACAGTTGCCTGCAGTTGTTCGATTATCTAGTTATTCTTACCATATTTACGGGCTTTGGCACTGGCATCATATCCTGAAATACAAATATAGGATTATAAACGTCTTTGCTGAAGCAACACAGTCTGTTGAATTACTGCACACAATTAAGTTATTAGTGTTAATAGTGTATCTTGAGCTATTACTATATATAATTATCAACTAAATTTTCCAAAACTACAAATCTTCTGATTCATAGTTACCTCCGGGCCCTGTTCCTGTGCCTCCTGTTCCAAGGCCAGCACCACCAGGACCATAGCCAAGACCGCCTGGCCCAGTGCCAGCACCACCAGGACCGTAGCCAAGACCGCCTGGCCCAGTGCCCGCACCACCTGGACCAAAACCAACCCCAGAGCCAGGTCCCACACCCGTGCCAGGGCCAACTCCTCCTCCCTGTCTTCCGCCTCCCAGGCCTCCAGCTGCGCCAGTGCCAGCACCACCTGGACCAAAACCACCAGGTCCTCCTGCTGTGCCAAGACCAACACCAGCTCCAAGGCCTCCAGCTACTCCAGTGCCTCCACTGCCTGGAGAGATTACAGGCATTTTTAGTGTAATTAAATGCATCCACTTTGTATTCACCAGgttattttggtattttacaaaatgtacaaacatgtCTCACCATATTTGCGTGCTTTGGCTGAGCCAGGTCCATAACCTGTAGAATGTACTGTATAGAGttactgaaacacaaaatgaccctaTACCATCCTAAACCATATTTAACAATGAAAGGGAATTTCATTGGAAGGCAATTTAATTGTTGGCACAATAGTTAAAAATATCCAAGGAATGGCAATATATATGAACAGAAAAATAGAGCTGAAAAAGATGCACTTAAGTTTTACCTAAACCAGGCCCGCCTCCTGTTCCTGCTCCGCCTCCAAATCCAGGTACTGATCCCGGCCCGCCGCCTGTTCCAACTCCGCCTCCAAATCCAGGTACTAATCCCGGCCCGCCGCCTGTTCCAACTCCGCCTCCAAATCCAGGTACAGCTCCTGGTCCACCGCCTGTTCCAACTCCGCCTCCAAATCCAGGGGTACCCCCTACACCTTCTCTTCCAGCCCCACCACCCAAAGTTCCTCCCTGACCAAGTCTGCCAGCTCcacctgaaataaaaacaaaaaacagataaagatacaaaaatCTTAGCACTGAGTATTTACCTACTAACTTATTAGTTGAATATTAATGCATTCTGTCCCCTTTTTTTCAGCACGTTTGTTCAATGCAAGGTTGACACCTCAAGTAATATGTCCATACCATATTTAGCTGCAATTTTGGCTGGATTCTTTGATTTTCCTGCACCTGTAATTGAAAAGatgaacaattttttttcattttggcagATTTCTACTCTATATTTATTATTGACATCATGTGGCAGTACATGCAGAAGGAAAATTTACTGCATTGCTTATTGCTGTGTACCTGATTTTGGTGATATGAGAGGGTATCCACGAAAAACCCCAGGCAGCTGCTGTCCACGGCCATCTAAGTTAAGAAATACACCTTACATAGATACTGTTGCTGTGTACTGAATTGCCACCTCATATaacattcattatttttgatgacactCTTAATagtaaaaatcaaaataatgcACAACATGCAGTGtcagatttaaatattacacaGCTTGCAGTTCTTGGACTTCATGACACTTACTGCCTGCTCCTCCTGTTCCAACACCCCCCTGACCGAGTACGCCGGTCCCTGCAAAGAAAAAGGcaacagttttttatttttaggcaTGTATGCCATGCCAAGATGTGATGCTCCAGGATTCATTAACATAGACACATTTACATACCAGTCTGAGGACCAAGTCCAGATCCTGTGGCCACTCCAGGGAGAACACCACGGCCTCCAAAACCTGACGAGAgcagatggaaaaacaaaacttttcagTAACCACGCAGAATCCCTCACAGTCATATACTACCATATTGTTTAATACACGTTTATATATGTTTGTCATATGTCTTCTGTGTTACAGCATACCTTGTCCTGGTACAAATCCACCTTGATAGAGTCCAGGCACTCCAATACCTGTGTGACACCATGCTCATGTTTAGGATATATTGCCCCCAAATTATCAGTGTTTCTGATTGATTTTAAACTTAAACTGGTGCTGTACAACATTAACTAAGAAATGGGTTTTGCTCTTTAGGTGTTTACCTGGAACTTGTTTTGATGCTTTTCCACCACTCTTTCCTCCTGGTCCTCCCCCTGTAGTACCAGTCTGTGGGAGCAGCGGAGCTGAAGCACGAAAAAGTCGCATTAGTGgacaaaacattttgcaaaCAAAGTTTAAATAGCAGCAGGGCATTTTTTATTCACCTGGCAATACAATACCCCTTGTTTGAACAAATGCTAATGTATGTGCATTTAGTCTTTAAGAACAAGTTTTCAAGTGCAGAATTTATACAATATACTTATGTTATTCTTTACACTATAGTGTCAAATGAGTTTTGTGATCTACCTCCACCAGGCACAGCAGCTCCACCTGGACTCACTCCACCTGGCCCAACTCCTGCACCACCAGGCCCAACTCCTGCACCACCAGGCCCAAATCCTGCACCACCAGGCCCAAATCCTGCACCTCCAGGCCCCACTCCTGCTCCACCTGGCCCAAATCCTGCTCCACCTGGCCCAACTCCTGCACCACCAGGCCCAAATCCTGCTCCACCTGGCCCAACTCCTGCACCACCAGGCCCAAATCCTGCTCCACCTGGCCCAACTCCTGCACCACCAGGCCCAAATCCTGCTCCACCTGGCCCAACTCCTGCACCACCAGGCCCAAATCCTGCTCCACCTGGCCCAACTCCTGCACCACCAGGCCCAAATCCTGCTCCACCAGGCCCAAATCCTGCTCCACCAGGCCCAACTCCTGCACCACCTGGACCAAATCCTGCTCCACCAGGCCCAAACCCTGCTCCACCAGGCCCAAACCCTGCTCCACCTGGCCCATAACCTGTTCCTCCAAGTGATGTTTCAACACCGCCTAAGATGAAACAGTACAAAAATCAATCTTATTTCATTATTAAAGCTGTGTATTGTTGATTAATGAATATGAAAAGTTGTTACCTGTTTTGGGAGGTTTGGGACCAGTTCCTGGGTATTGAATCACACCACCTGGTCCATAACCACCTCCATATCCACCTGTGCCAGGACAGATCTTTGTTTACTACGCATATATTCTTGAAGGTAAGCAttgtataaatatttaacttaaTTATTGCTTAAGGGGAAAGGAATCCTGGCCAGTTTATTATGTGTCTGTGAGGAGCTTTTCTGTAGCTGCTGCGTAGtgctttatttcacacacattGTTTAGACAAATTGTGGTATGTGTATCATAGAGACCCAGGAAGTGTGTAGAAATCCCACAtgaaagacacacaacagatgTGGACAAATGAAAATCACTGACCCCCAGGGGTGACGCCTGTTCCAGCTCCCAGACCTCCACCAGTCCCAGTGCCTCCTGCTCCAAGGGTCCCTCCACCCACTCCCCCTGCTCCAAGGCCTCCATATCCTGGTGAGGAGATAAAAGAGAAGCAGTACTTAGTGCTTCCTAAATTTACTCATGCGACATTAAACACTAAATCATACATTAATGAATTTAGCATGTCCCTTTGCAGCTCCACCCTTTTCTAATGTTACACATGAGCTATGGTTTCCCAGGAGAAACCTCACAAGGATTAATTTGTCCTCCATGAGTATCTCTGTTTGGAGTGTGATTGTTGGACTTTTAAACCTTTCTAATCTTATGTAGGGTTTGTCTGTAGTTGGTTCAGTAACATTTACATGGTTTTAGAGAGGGAACAGAAGCCTGTGTtgtgtttaaatgtaattaCTCAAATTCTGTCACTCCCCATGTAAATCGGAGGTGTATGATGCTTCATACATAAACTTAGTTCAGCCATTTCTACCTTTACacaagtgaaaatgtattttgttgcagaaatacagtctaattGTAAGTTGCTCCAGGTCACTGTGTTCATTTGCACAGTTTTGACTTGactttgtatttttgaaattacAGTCCAGTATTTACAAAGCATGCCTCACATTGCTTGTTAAGGTGAACTAGGATGTTTGCATCTTGTTCTTGAGGGTGGAGCAAGGAAACACGCAGACTCAGTGTACATTATTGTGTAGTGTGGatgaaaaaatatgttcagcTGTGATGGTCAGACTTTGGGTAAACTGGAAAATGTGACATATGTGTCCGTTTCCTGTTCTTACACTGACCCGTTTTTTCACCCAGCAGTATAATGGGTGGATTTCAAAAGGTTCCACAAAGCCGAGGCTTAACCTCTTAAGAATCATTTGGATATTATCACCAACATTCTTCACCCCGCACAGGCAACTCACATGTTTTGGGGATAAAAAACAGAGAGGCCTGAAATTCCAAAGCAAATCAGTCTTTCTGACTGACGTGATGACTTCCGTCCTTTATCAGGGGCCTGCCATGCCTAATGCATTAGCCTTTATCATTgaatgtgtgcatatgtgtgtgtggatgaggGTGGGTGGCCCCCCAACAATGGCTTATAACCTTGAGgtaatgaggaaatgaaataatGGTACATGTATGCAGTTCTTATCCTGCTGCATTGAATTGACCAGAGGAACAATATTTACAGTAGGGGAGCTGACCGCAGGCTCATGTGTGCAGCGAACTTCCACTTATTGTGAAGGTCGCATGATGCAAATAAATACAGTACACGATATTGATTATTGAATATTACCTTTGAACGATGATTGTGTTCATGACTCTTACTATCAAATAATGATCGGGGCCTTAAAAATGTATTGGTATTTATCTAGCTGTgcaatattttactaatttctaacaaatctgcagcagtaCTAACAGTTATTGACTGTAGGTAATCCTATTGTACACTGACTGGTCTTGTATATAGTGAGtgatgttttgtattgttttttcaaacatgtgacgactgatttttctgcttttccacCAGTTCATGGGTGCAGGAGAGATAAACCCTTATTACTTAATCCTTTTAAGAaattgaaaattttaaattttcgATGAACTACAGATGAGTGACAAATTAACAGATAAACCCGAACCCTTTACACCTACAGAGAGGAGATTCAGTGGCTCCGTTATACTGTGGGGGGGATTTTGGTGGTGTGGTTTGAGTTTATTTGTGCCATTAAATAGAGCAGTCGCTGCAAATCagtacaaagttgttctgagtgatcacctttatcctgtAGTGAAACATCTCTATCCTGATTCGAGTGgtcttttcctttaatttgatACCCATCTGTAAAAACTCCATACCTGTCCCTTGACCACCAGGACCAGTGTGTCCTGGTCCAAAACCACTGGGACCAACTCCTCCAGGTCTGGTTCCATAGCCTCCAGGTCCAACACCACCTGGTCCAAAACCACCTGACCCTACTCCGCCCGGTCCCAGTCCTCCTCCTACACCTCCAGCTCCCAGTCCTGCCCCACGAGTGCCGTAGCCACCCCCTAGAGACATAAGTAAGATACCAAGACAAGTCTCTTTACAGTGGTCTGAGTTTGTTTCCATACACATCATAAAATCTGTTGAATACTTTCATGCGTACATTTCtcaacatttgagttttttttatcttaggGAAGCCTCTTTTCGTCCTGATTAAAGATGACAATTTTCTTCTACAAAACACAATCTTGAACCAGGGCTGTAACTGAAAACAGACCTCAAAGTCTTACCTGTTTTTGGCGGCTTTACACCTGCAAggaaaaatcattttcagttaAATAAACAGTAACATGATGGAAATGTAGCTAGACTTTGCTCTACAGATagtgaacaaaataaatatacagcATGTCAAGAAGCCACATTTTTCTTACCAGCCCCAACTCCTCCAGGTACAACTCCAAGTCCACCACTGCCTGGACCAAAGGTGCTGGGCCTGAACCCTCCAGGTCCAACTCCTCCTGGTCCGACACCTCCAGGTACGACTCCTCCAGGTCCGACACCACCTggtccaacacctcctggtccGACACCTCCTGGTCCGACACCTCCTGGTACGACTCCTCCAGGTCCGACTCCTCCTGGTCTGACACCTCCTGGTCCGACACCTCCTGGTCCTTGACCACCGTAGCCACCTGGGAAATAGCATGATTGTGAGTTGACAACTTTCTAAATTTATATAGATGAAGACAGACCAGACATCAGTGCTGAAAGCTTAAACATCACACACAAATTTACAGTCAAATTTGTTTCTTGTGGTTGAAATCACCATGAGGAAGTCATTAGCTTTGAGGTATAAAAACACTCTTTCTGTTTTGCCTGGCTTGTAGCCTGAAACTCCTCCAGTCACTGATATCATTTAAACAAAAGATACTGTAGACTGAAATACGGTGCTTGTATAAGTGATGACAGAATCTTAAGTGTGCAAGTATCATTTTTCATGAACACAACTGCATCTGAAAGGAATGCTGATGACTGCACTTACTTATAGCAAGTCAAAGTCTTTTCTGAAATGGTTAAACATGTGAGCTCTGGTGTTCATTGTGTAACTTCAAACAGAGGTCACTTTCAGTAAatctgagcagaaaacacaagcgATACCTACCTCCACCAGCTCCTGGTCCAAATCCTCCTAAACCTCCGCCAGCACCTCCTGGTCCAACTCCTCCACCAGGCTGAAATCCAGTCCCAGCTCCTCCAGGGCCAAAACCTGTTCCAGTCCCACCTGGTCCAAATCCAGTTCCAGGTCCTGCACCAGCTCCGATACCAgttccagctcctcctgcagcacCACCAGCTGGTATGTATACACCTGATATGAACAGAACGAGTTCAGAGCACCATAGGGTGGTACCCAGCTGcagtattattttaaatgttttcaagtTATAACGATCCATTTCTGCAACTCTGTTCTAGTCATCCATCATATTTTATAAACATTACTTGTTATGAAAAAAAGTAATGTATGCTGTTCTTTTTGTATAAgcacaaaaacatatttctgtacACAGCAGTTTAGTGGtgaacagtgtttttgttgttttggcctACTAACAGATGCCAGAATTTGTGGAATTTATGAGTCATCAGTCAGAGCTAATGAGGCataatttttttcctctttgccaGCTCTTAATCCATTTAATTTGTCCAAATAACAAGGATTACATTCACCAAATGGGATTAAATGCTATATAAGCAGAGAAAAGaagtgtgtgcttgtgtatgGCGATTATCAGCTCTGTGCTTGATGTCTGAGTTTCTATGTAGCTGATAGCAAACACCGCATCATCCAAAAGGCATGCTTCTCTGGTCATAATTCTCACACTTTTCTGCACCTATGTTGTATTTCACAAATCAAAATAGCTAAAAATAGAAACTCACAGTGCAAATAactataaaaggaaaaaaaaattaagatccCACAGTCCAGATGTGAAAAGAAGAGGTCTGTAGGGATTCCTAAAGAATGTGAGTTACTGATCTCACAGTAATGCCATGTACAGCACATTAACAACACAGTAAATAACTGAACTGTTCGGTCATTCAGCTCTGACTGCTGGATTGTGCCTAGCAGAAACTTGCCAAaaagcttttgttgttttgggagAAATCTTTATTGAATTTAAACATTATACAGGTACAGTTATATTATAAGGTTTCTACATTGTTATTGATATCCCAACAATTATTAAGTAATGTTTGTCTCATTATATGAGTctgctcatttaaaaatattactgTTTTTGGTCATGCTAGGCTGACTCTGGGATTGTTTCTTCCAGTGCCATCAGTTTCTTTGTGGTTCAGAtttaaatgtgtctgaaatgattGGATTGCCATCACCAGATCAAAATTTTTTGTTCAATATTTTGGTTTACAATATCCaatagtttgtttgtttcttttttaacagtAAGCATTAACTCAACTTCACCAAACCGTGAGTGTGGCTGTAAACTATTAATCATGTTgagataaaacaaataaatggatgaaatggaAGACATAGAAAAAGTGACAACATACATCAGAAGGCTCCAGGACTATAAAATGGACAGCTGTAACTACAGTGTCAATGTTTTACTTGAGGTCAGATATTGCTGTTCATCTCTTCCTTTTCTTACCTCTCACCTGTCACCTTTACACTGTTTATCATCTAATTTAGAGGAGCAAACTCCTGCAACACAGCTTTACAGTGTCACCTGTGCATCGCAGCTTGTGGCCATCATCAAGGTCATCGTATAGTATGGCAATATGTCTTCAGTCTTCTTTCCTTGATAGAAGTAGGTAAAGTTGTTCCAAACATCCCTATATGTGTCTTCTGTCTAATTAAGGTCTTCTGACTGCAGTATGAAACTTCCAGTGaagttttctctttatttaagCTGACAAAGAAATACAGATATCTAAATACTGATGGTCATCCAGTCCCCTTtggtaaaatcaaaacaaagaaatcaaaCAGCCAGTGTCATGTTTTGCTATGTTCACACTATGAAAGTTACCAAATGGCCAAGCTTAGCCACCTACGTTGTTGCCGAATCACTATTGAAATGTTGCTAAAGTGTTCACTGATGGTTTTAGTGTGGCGATTAAAAAATGGTTCCAGAAGACTAGGAACTGGCTAAAAGAGAAcgtactttttttctgtttttcagataCTATTCAGCAGAAGAATgaagggagaaagaaaggaaggtAAAAGATTGGTTGAAGCTTTACTGCAACACTGGAGTGCTAAGGCATGTTGAGGTCTGCTGAATTTTGATTGGTAGTACGTCACACAGCAACAAATTTCAGACATTGGTTTGTAGTTTCATATTTACAGCTACAATTAGAATGAATTAAGCCAGTTGCTTTTTAGTCTGAACACACCTGTATTCTTTGACTAGCTTGGACTTGTActaattcagtttaaaaaaacagcctgAAACAGCTCCTCTACAAGGACAAGGAGGAGTTGAGAGGGACCTCATCACATCGGTCAActcaaaacacacagacaagacAATGAAAGAGCATCTGGAGAGGGATGAGGTCTGGAGCACACGGTTATAATTAAAACCTTTAATAGGATGTAGCACCTCATTAAAAGCTTCAACTATAGTGTTTTCGTCCAGACCTCATGCCTCAAGAGGAGAAGGAGCTAAGATGAATAATACACCTGGGATTTGTGAGGTCACAGAGAACAAGCAATGTTGTTATGTTATACGGTCTAAAGTGTGTCACccttattttaaattttcacaAGCTGTGTGGAAAGTTACAGCAGCAAGATGTCAAGAAATGGGAACAAAtgcatgttttgtgttgtataaagagaagagaaaacttTTGGACatactgaaattaaaatatgtCTATGTATAAGTTCTTGACTGGAGAAGACCAGAGATTAATTTGATTTCCATTCTGAGCTTCTTTAGAGACTAGATGAAAACTGACTGCAGGGTTAACACAAGCACttaaaaaatcatttctcaATAGTTCAGCTCTTTGGCAGGTGTGAAAATGATGTAGGTAAATATTATATTATCTGCTACAGTCCTAGACAATCTCATTATAATTGCAGTCTTCATTATCACAGTGGCAGCAGCTCAAACAATCTCCCAAATCACAAATCTCACAGAGAATTAACCAAACTACCTTAAAGAAATGAGGACCTGAGTCTGTTCATCCCTGTTCTGCCAACACTGCTACATAAAATTCATGTGACACCTGATCCACAGGTGCTGCACAGCTGAGcaccacacacatgcagtaaagggGACCCACCTCCTTGCAGTGAAGGTTTCAGCAGAGCCAGGAGAAGGACTCCATGCAGGTATGTGGCCGCCGTCCCTCTTGCCATCTTGCTCCAAAATGTCGCTCTCCTCTCCCAAGCTCCAGGTTTTATCCCCAGCAAGCCTATCAGGGCTCAATAAGGCCTTTAGGAAAGAAGGAGGGAAAACAAgtgagagcagaaaaaaaagggcAAAGGATGCAAAACAGGACACTGTAATTgggacacacagagaaagatAGACGAAAAAAAGGTGGGGGGGGGagtgagagagaaaacacaggaTCACCTCATTAAACCAAATGGGTTGTTCTAACCCCCCAATGACTGttgagctgcatttatttggtTTTCTACTGCCAAGAAGAGAGAGTATAGa from Amphiprion ocellaris isolate individual 3 ecotype Okinawa chromosome 14, ASM2253959v1, whole genome shotgun sequence encodes the following:
- the elnb gene encoding elastin b isoform X1; translation: MARGTAATYLHGVLLLALLKPSLQGGVYIPAGGAAGGAGTGIGAGAGPGTGFGPGGTGTGFGPGGAGTGFQPGGGVGPGGAGGGLGGFGPGAGGGGYGGQGPGGVGPGGVRPGGVGPGGVVPGGVGPGGVGPGGVGPGGVGPGGVVPGGVGPGGVGPGGFRPSTFGPGSGGLGVVPGGVGAGVKPPKTGGGYGTRGAGLGAGGVGGGLGPGGVGSGGFGPGGVGPGGYGTRPGGVGPSGFGPGHTGPGGQGTGYGGLGAGGVGGGTLGAGGTGTGGGLGAGTGVTPGGGYGGGYGPGGVIQYPGTGPKPPKTGGVETSLGGTGYGPGGAGFGPGGAGFGPGGAGFGPGGAGVGPGGAGFGPGGAGFGPGGAGVGPGGAGFGPGGAGVGPGGAGFGPGGAGVGPGGAGFGPGGAGVGPGGAGFGPGGAGVGPGGAGFGPGGAGVGPGGAGFGPGGAGFGPGGAGVGPGGAGVGPGGVSPGGAAVPGGAPLLPQTGTTGGGPGGKSGGKASKQVPGIGVPGLYQGGFVPGQGFGGRGVLPGVATGSGLGPQTGTGVLGQGGVGTGGAGNGRGQQLPGVFRGYPLISPKSGAGKSKNPAKIAAKYGGAGRLGQGGTLGGGAGREGVGGTPGFGGGVGTGGGPGAVPGFGGGVGTGGGPGLVPGFGGGVGTGGGPGSVPGFGGGAGTGGGPGLGYGPGSAKARKYGSGGTGVAGGLGAGVGLGTAGGPGGFGPGGAGTGAAGGLGGGRQGGGVGPGTGVGPGSGVGFGPGGAGTGPGGLGYGPGGAGTGPGGLGYGPGGAGLGTGGTGTGPGGYDASAKARKYGMLSGALGGPGIGTGGVRPGGAGTGYGPGGVGPSGVGPGGVGPGGVGPGGAGTGYGPGGVGPGGAGTGFGPGGVGPGGAGTGYGPGGVGPGGAGTGYGPGGVGPGGAGTGYGPGGVGPGGAGTGYGPGGVGPGGAGTGYGPGGVGPGGAGTGYGPGGVGPGGAGTGYGPGGVGPGGTGTGYGPGGVGPGGTGTGYGPGGYAGAKARKYGLPGGAGGALGAGGLGGGVGPGTGLGVGGGFPGRGVGVTTGGGPGAGVGVAGTPGSGIGTGGGPGGFGPGGAGGYPGGPKSLKYGLPGGGGAPGSGLDGRFGGPAAGGYGPGTGGALGTGRGYGPGGYGPVAGTGYGPGGGYGLGPGAGYGTGYGAGSKLAKYGPGGAGAGGVLGGGLGRGGGYGTGGYGTGSGGYGTAGSKAAKYGQPGGVVPGTGAGTGVGVNGTSTLTGARATARPSGGPGATGGTAAPASEGDGGAGSVIEGSGSPGGEGVTGVAGRPVGAGGDRDVLGGTGIPIIGAKPGLNGTTVPGSTGASPVGGGAVQPSAGTGVGGTRVPPGGSGGDVSNGALPGAKPLKPPGVPRGDTPGEGDGEDGPDGERGGTGGTGGGPGGVGGGPTRAGPAGGVSGGATAVGRGDGPATGTGLGSGGAAGGVGGTPKPPKDGTVAGGVSAGPGGAGGLAGGVGSAGRGPGGAGLVPGAGGVGTGFAKPGKSYGAFGAGVSPGGGIRYPTGAGVGQGTGKPGKAYGTLGVGGQGGFGPGGYGAGPGGFGTGPGGYGVGPGGYGAGPGGYGAGPGGYGGTTGSRGIGGGPGGVGTLGVGTGPGGVGPGGVGGGLGGYGGGVGPDGSRYGTGPGRGTGTGAGKPPKSYGAGAGGTGVGPGGYGTGPGGAGSGPGGFGPGGFVPGGPGAGTYGPGGTGSGGYGAGTGTRPGGFGPGGAGTGTGGFGTGGAGIGTGGFGPGGVGTGTGAFGPGGAGTGGFGPGGAGTGGFGPGGAGTGGFGPGGAGTGGFGPGGAGAQGLGTRKPPKSGYGSSSLGGAGFGPGAGVGPGGTGTGPGRYGPGGFGPGGTGVGTGGFGPGGTGVGTGGFGPGGAGTGTGGFGPGGAGVGGFGPGGAGTGTGFGPGSQGSGKRKPSKSGYGTGYGSGSLGGVAGTGTGGAGARTGGFGPGGAGTGGFGPGGAGTGGFGPGTGGFGPGGAGTGGFGPGGAGRGGFGPGGAGTGGFGPGGAGTGGFGPETGGFGPGGAGTGGFGPGGAGTGGFGPGGAGTGGFGPGGAGTGGFGPGGAGTGSFGPGGAGGYGPGGQTRKPPKSGYGSSLGGTGYGPGGVAGGLPSTGTVGISGGGPGGVGGQAGGPGGPGQGVGGGPGGLPAGGAGPGFGGVAGGGYPGFAGAGQKSKAQKAAKYAALQALLGSGGYRGAGCQGKFCGRRRK